AGCTTCCGCCCGTAAGTGGAGTCAGGGTTGCCGTCATCGGCGGAGGCCCGGCCGGAATTTCCATGGCCTGGCAATTGAGGCTCATGGGGCATGATCCGGTGATTTACGACCGGGAAAAGATCCTGGGTGGAAAAATGTCAACAGCCATTCCTGACCACCGTATCCCCCAGGAGGTCCTGGGGGCTGAACTTGACCGGGTGCGCAAGGTCCTTTCCCATGTCCACCTGGAAGAAAATCTTTCCAGAAAAGAATTTGAAAGACTGAAAAATGATTTTGAATATGTAGTCATTGCCACAGGCGCCAACAGGCCCAGAACCATTCCCATTCCCGGATCAGAAAGGATGATTCCGGCCCTGACTTTTTTGAAAAATGCCAAGCAGAACCAGCAGAAAACAGGTAAAAGACTGGTGGTCATAGGTGCAGGTAATGTGGGTTGTGACGTGGCTACTGAAGCCCATCGCCTGGGGGCCAGGGAGATCACCCTGATAGACATTCAGGAGCCAGCCTCATTTGGCAAGGAACGTGAGGAAGCGGAAAAGGTCGGGGCAAAATTTCGCTACCCCTGCTTTACCAGAGAGATAACTGCTGACGGGGTGGTCCTGACTACGGGTGAAATCATTCCGGCTGATACAGTGGTTATCTCCATCGGCGATGCTCCTGATTTAGGATTTCTGCCGGATAATATCACCACTGACCGCGGGTTTATCAGGGTGGACGAGGTCAACCGGACTTCAGATCCGAGAGTTTTTGCTGTGGGCGATGCAGTCAAACCGGGTCTGCTCACCGATGCCATTGGTGCAGGCAGAAAGGCTGCTTTGGAGATTCATTCCCTGGCTTCGGGCAGACCATCAGCAGACAGGGACACCTGGCTTGACCGTTATTCCATTGACTACAGCGAGACATCCGAGAGAATAGACTATTCCCGGATGACCCTGGAATATTTTGATCCCAGGGTGACGGAATATAACGATTTGAGCGTCTGCGGCACCCAGTGCTCCTCCTGCGGGTCATGCATGGACTGCGGCCTGTGCGAGGCAATCTGCCCAGCCGGAGCCATATCCCGCCGGACCCTGGACAACAAAAAGTTTGAAAGAACAGTTGACCCGGACAGGTGCATTGGCTGCGGTTTCTGCGGCAAGTGCTGCCCGTGCGGGGTCTGGGATCTGGTGGAGAATTTTCCCGTGGGCTGATCCTGTTTAGATCTGGACCTGGACCAGAAACTGAAAAGCTCTGCATTTTTAATGTGGAGCTTTTTTTGTGTTTGATCAAAAATGGTGGACAATCCAGGATTTCATGGGCTAGGAAATATATTCCTGGAAACAGGCCGGGAAAATATAATAGGCACTTCACGTAGCCTGTGGATTGTGAAAATATATTAATTACAGTTAATTTTATACTTCCTGTTCATGAACAGAAAATCCACAGGTTGCGTCAATGGACCATAAAGTAACATGGGTTTCGTTTTTTGCCGTGGAATTTCAGCGCAAAAAAATGAATGAGCAGACTACCTTGGCGTAGATGGATCAATGGCTGTGACTCCATAGATTATGTCTCAGAACCTTAAGGGATTATTCGCAGGGAAAGGAAATAAATGTTTAAACGAATTCTTCAGCCCGTGGATCTGAGTGAATCCATGTCCGAAATAAAAATAAGGTCTTCGTTTATCGACAGATTCGGAGGAGAAGAGATCATCCTGATTCACGTGACCAACCCTGGTCTTGGGGAAGGCAAGGCAGAATCCAGACTCAGGCATCTGGTTCTGGAACTTGAGAATATCGGCATCAAGGCCAAACAAGTGCTGGCAGCAGGCAGTGTGGCTTCGGAAATAGCAGCTGCAGCAGACAATGAACAGGCAGATCTGGTCTATATGCCTGCCAGCAGGAAAAATATTCTTGTTTCTACACTCATGGGCAGTGTGACCGATGATGTGGTCCGGCTGTCCAGGGTTCCGGTTTTTGTCCACAAACAGCGCCCCATTTTGAAAAAGACAGAAGACGTGGACCGGGTGATTTATGCCACGGATTTCGGCGAGGCAGCCAAAAGGGCCAGACCCTTTGTGGCCATGCTTGGGGAGCACGTTCCAGAACTGATTATCCTGCATGTGGGCGACCGGGCATCTGACCCGTATACTGAGCAGCTCAGACGGGAAAGTGTTGCAGCCAGACTGGAAGAGCTGGAAGAGAAATACAAAGATGATTTCAAGCAGATAAAGCATTATGCCAGGATTGGTTCTCCGGCCAAGCATATTATTGACGTGGCTGAAGATACCGAGGCCGATCTGGTGGTCCTTGGCCGGATTAATGAACCTTTTCCGTCCAATGTCCTG
This genomic window from Desulfonatronovibrio hydrogenovorans DSM 9292 contains:
- a CDS encoding FAD-dependent oxidoreductase; the protein is MSRTKSISLQGKSPSGRVPSRILEERVQEAVRSGVRKVEIQAFGQHGLGGRVFQAGDNPVKFIVTGSSGQRVGAMGTPGTSIEVFGPVSDDVGWLNAGAEIVVHGYASNGVGNAMAQGKIFVAGNIGSRGMTMTKYNPRFDPPELWVLGSAGDYFAEFMAGGIAVICGHEPQEPSNVLGYRPCVGMVGGKIFFRGPIDGFSQADARMVPVSDQDWEWLQENLALFLGRIKRRKLLKKMSRRQDWGCIIARTPTDKAGPGTRSMKEFRNEVWDSELGRGGLIGDLTSLDRSPIPLITTGDLRRYVPVWEHQKYMAPCQAACPTGMPVQERWRLVREGKVDEAVDVALAFTPFPASICGYLCPNLCMQGCTKNLGRLKPVDITILGKKGVDSRAPELPPVSGVRVAVIGGGPAGISMAWQLRLMGHDPVIYDREKILGGKMSTAIPDHRIPQEVLGAELDRVRKVLSHVHLEENLSRKEFERLKNDFEYVVIATGANRPRTIPIPGSERMIPALTFLKNAKQNQQKTGKRLVVIGAGNVGCDVATEAHRLGAREITLIDIQEPASFGKEREEAEKVGAKFRYPCFTREITADGVVLTTGEIIPADTVVISIGDAPDLGFLPDNITTDRGFIRVDEVNRTSDPRVFAVGDAVKPGLLTDAIGAGRKAALEIHSLASGRPSADRDTWLDRYSIDYSETSERIDYSRMTLEYFDPRVTEYNDLSVCGTQCSSCGSCMDCGLCEAICPAGAISRRTLDNKKFERTVDPDRCIGCGFCGKCCPCGVWDLVENFPVG
- a CDS encoding universal stress protein produces the protein MFKRILQPVDLSESMSEIKIRSSFIDRFGGEEIILIHVTNPGLGEGKAESRLRHLVLELENIGIKAKQVLAAGSVASEIAAAADNEQADLVYMPASRKNILVSTLMGSVTDDVVRLSRVPVFVHKQRPILKKTEDVDRVIYATDFGEAAKRARPFVAMLGEHVPELIILHVGDRASDPYTEQLRRESVAARLEELEEKYKDDFKQIKHYARIGSPAKHIIDVAEDTEADLVVLGRINEPFPSNVLGSTSSRVASRVKSSVLLIP